The Candidatus Methylomirabilis tolerans genomic sequence TGATTGCGTCTATAGCGTCCATAGCGTTTATAGCGTCAGCGCGTCCATAGCGTGGGTTGCGTTCGTTGCGTGCGGCAAGACATGCGAGATGAGGGGGAGGGTTACCTTCACATGGTGTGGACATCCCGTGTCACCAGGAGCCGACCCTCGGTGGCCGCCCACGCGAGGATCTCTCGATCCGGCCGACCCGCCAAGCCGATGTCGCTGACGCTGCATACATCGATTCTGGGAGCCACCCGGCGGATGC encodes the following:
- a CDS encoding DUF5615 family PIN-like protein — translated: MTAVRLLFDEDADQRILRGIRRVAPRIDVCSVSDIGLAGRPDREILAWAATEGRLLVTRDVHTM